Proteins co-encoded in one Gossypium arboreum isolate Shixiya-1 chromosome 11, ASM2569848v2, whole genome shotgun sequence genomic window:
- the LOC108477753 gene encoding uncharacterized protein LOC108477753 yields the protein MDRYQRVEKPKAEIPIIENEIRITTQGRIRNYITYATTLLLEKGSNEIVLKAMGRAINKTVMIAELIKRRVADLHQITSIGSTDITDMWEPLEEGLLPLEITRHVSMITVTLSKKELDMSSTGYQPPLQADQVKPLNEYEDDGAPEPPPKTRGRGRGGRGRIRAKGDTQGVIGEYNGDGLGGKGRGRGRGRSFRGRGRGGAYGGGGYYGVYSESDAALTQVRGRGRERGRGGRGRGGGGRGRYSKTEPGPNQAKAA from the exons ATGGATAGGTACCAGAGAGTGGAGAAGCCAAAAGCAGAGATTCCAATAATCGAAAACGAAATCAGGATAACCACACAAGGCAGAATAAGGAATTATATTACTTATGCTACTACTCTACTCTTA GAGAAAGGGTCCAATGAGATAGTTCTTAAAGCAATGGGAAGAGCTATTAATAAGACTGTGATGATTGCAGAGCTAATCAAG AGGAGAGTTGCTGATCTTCATCAAATTACTTCAATTGGTTCGACTGATATTACAGATATGTGGGAACCCCTAGAAGAAGGCTTGCTCCC TCTAGAGATTACCCGTCATGTATCGATGATCACTGTTACGTTATCGAAGAAGGAGCTGGATATGTCTTCCACTGG ATATCAACCACCTCTTCAGGCTGATCAAGTGAAACCCTTAAATGAATACGAAGATGATGGAG CTCCTGAACCTCCACCAAAGACACGAGGAAGAGGACGAGGTGGTCGAGGAAGAATTAGGGCTAAAGGTGACACACAAG GTGTTATAGGGGAATATAATGGTGATGGTTTAGGAGGCAAAGGTAGAGGACGTGGAAGAGGGCGTTCTTTCCGGGGTCGAGGACGAGGCGGTGCCTATGGTGGTGGAGGATACTATGGCGTCTATTCTGAATCAGATGCAGCCCTTACCCAAGTTCGTG GGCGTGGCCGAGAGAGGGGAAGAGGTGGCCGTGGCCGTGGTGGAGGCGGTCGTGGTCGTTATTCGAAGACGGAACCTGGGCCAAACCAAGCAAAAGCCGCTTGA
- the LOC128284269 gene encoding uncharacterized protein LOC128284269, translating to MSESKSCLVKSQKSTSKLDSDMAAAAEQLIQLSDEDNNNSSSCTTTTTKTKMIQGKRSCEDITCAKIEEIFGKEDEILRPVHKKQKYKSLDRIYKETKPIKVLVKPS from the exons ATGTCGGAATCAAAGTCTTGTTTGGTCAAGTCACAAAAGTCGACGTCGAAGTTAGATTCCGACATGGCAGCAGCGGCTGAACAGCTGATTCAACTGAGCGATGAAGACAACAACAACAGCAGCAGCTGCACCACCACCACCACTAAGACGAAGATGATCCAAGGCAAAAGATCGTGTGAAGATATAACTTGCGCAAAGATTGAAGAGATTTTTGGGAAAGAAGATGAGATTTTGAGACCAGTTCATAAGAAGCAAAAGTACAAGTCTCTTGACAGAATTTACAAGGAAACGAAGCCTATTAAG GTTTTAGTTAAACCCAGTTAA
- the LOC108477752 gene encoding WAT1-related protein At1g68170-like, translating into MGQNLCEIVERMKVVIVLLMVQAALAGVIVFYKLAVVEGMSMRVLIAYRFIFATACITPLAFIFERESKANLTWKVVFQGILSGLFGGALGPNLFIASLSLTSSTYATAMSNLVPIATFILAAILRLERLGIKTLAGQAKLWGTLLSIGGAMILTFYKGKELNLWSTNINIVKHGGHHHTSTKHAAVGDQVLGSLLALASCLAFAIWYIIHAKMGENYPFTYSASALFCITASIEATIYTIITDRNWSDWKLGWNLRLLSVVYTGAVGSGLTVVLMSWCLRLRGPLFVSIFNPLTLVYVAIVGSLIFDEKLSIGSIIGSVIIIIGVYGVLWGKAKEKKTWEQLAAQPERQSEPQTVDVVIQDTDHSCDPSKQISS; encoded by the exons atggggCAGAATTTGTGTGAGATAGTGGAGAGGATGAAAGTAGTAATAGTCCTATTGATGGTTCAAGCAGCACTTGCAGGTGTGATTGTGTTCTATAAATTGGCCGTGGTTGAGGGAATGAGCATGAGAGTACTCATTGCTTACAGATTCATCTTCGCCACTGCTTGTATAACTCCACTTGCTTTCATCTTTGAAAG GGAGAGTAAAGCAAATTTAACATGGAAGGTAGTGTTCCAAGGGATTTTGTCAGGTTTATTTGG GGGAGCATTGGGACCGAATTTATTCATTGCAAGCTTATCCTTAACATCTTCAACATATGCTACAGCAATGTCCAACCTTGTTCCCATTGCTACATTTATCTTGGCTGCCATcttaag ATTGGAGAGATTAGGAATAAAGACATTGGCAGGGCAGGCCAAGTTGTGGGGCACATTGTTGAGCATAGGTGGAGCAATGATTCTCACATTTTACAAAGGAAAAGAACTTAATCTTTGGTCAACCAACATAAACATAGTCAAACATGGTGGACACCATCATACTAGCACCAAACATGCTGCTGTTGGCGATCAAGTCTTAGGCTCCTTGTTGGCTTTAGCTTCTTGCCTAGCATTTGCAATTTGGTACATAATTcat GCCAAGATGGGTGAAAACTATCCATTCACGTACTCGGCTTCTGCATTGTTTTGCATCACAGCTTCAATTGAGGCAACAATTTATACCATAATTACTGACAGGAACTGGTCTGATTGGAAGCTTGGCTGGAATTTAAGGCTTTTGAGCGTTGTTTACACG GGAGCCGTCGGTTCAGGACTTACGGTAGTTCTTATGTCATGGTGCTTGCGTTTGAGGGGGCCATTATTTGTATCCATCTTCAACCCTCTTACACTCGTATACGTAGCCATTGTTGGATCATTGATCTTCGACGAGAAACTAAGCATAGGAAG CATCATAGGGTCGGTGATAATAATTATAGGAGTATACGGAGTTCTATGGGGAAAAGCCAAGGAGAAGAAGACTTGGGAACAGCTAGCAGCACAACCGGAACGGCAATCGGAGCCTCAAACTGTGGATGTTGTTATTCAAGATACCGATCACAGTTGTGATCCAAGCAAGCAAATCTCATCCTAG
- the LOC128284284 gene encoding uncharacterized protein LOC128284284, with the protein MGCCAAKPKVLKGQEAEEPIPIPSSKWGKESVPELTEPENKFESDLNHHSNTRRSLSNLFKEEEMGMLAKNDNNAESEPTKCAPMESVTEESSKPAKQESAEPVYIEPNEKSLTDAEKLNVVSTILGEEPKEPVKPIQQTYEPDSMQAAYGNIEPEKSVEAKPVPNMAAKKLKESNVNMRQEREEPAKADPVRGPPVKIIEVKSTSEEAAVTEKLNEGDIIIEQEMEEPAKPMERNKKPDIVVDTPRKNELVRSFEIKSAPGVVLYTGKLKDGLIMNQEFEDPAKLLKEIFNPVRMSAPPGNIEPVQRIKAYPTPEGENDTQVSPKPIDNKPDPVLVMPGVTEPRRLIEAKLEPTVEIKIEELKEEAEEPAKPNPGLESVQSIEAKPKTPDGSIDTAKQKLANVIMNRKIKEPAKPLQITESPESIILAPAGNVEPVESIEAKSESQPTTDTDVIILKQ; encoded by the exons ATGGGATGTTGTGCTGCAAAGCCAAAGGTTTTGAAGGGCCAGGAAGCCGAGGAACCGATTCCCATACCGTCTTCTAAGTGGGGCAAAGAATCTGTCCCTGAACTTACAGAACCTGAAAACAAGTTCGAATCTGACCTCAATCATCATAGCAACACGCGACGATCTCTTAGTAACTTGTTCAAagag GAGGAAATGGGAATGTTAGCTAAGAATGATAATAACGCAGAATCAGAGCCAACAAAATGCGCACCAATGGAGTCAGTGACAGAAGAATCGTCGAAACCGGCGAAACAAGAATCAGCGGAGCCTGTATATATAGAGCCAAATGAGAAGTCACTGACAGATGCCGAGAAGCTAAATGTAGTCAGTACGATTCTAGGTGAGGAACCTAAGGAACCTGTAAAGCCAATCCAGCAAACCTACGAGCCGGATTCTATGCAGGCTGCTTATGGAAACATTGAACCAGAAAAATCAGTTGAAGCCAAGCCAGTACCTAATATGGCAGCAAAGAAACTAAAAGAGAGCAATGTGAACATGAGACAGGAAAGAGAGGAACCTGCAAAGGCAGATCCTGTGCGGGGTCCTCCTGTAAAGATCATTGAAGTCAAATCAACATCTGAGGAAGCAGCAGTTACTGAGAAACTAAACGAAGGCGATATAATTATAGAGCAGGAAATGGAAGAGCCTGCAAAGCCGATGGAGCGTAATAAGAAGCCGGATATTGTGGTTGATACTCCTCGAAAAAATGAATTGGTACGATCATTTGAAATCAAATCAGCACCTGGGGTGGTTTTGTATACCGGGAAACTAAAAGATGGTTTAATTATGAATCAGGAATTCGAGGATCCTGCAAAGCTACTCAAGGAGATCTTTAATCCGGTTCGTATGTCTGCTCCTCCTGGAAATATTGAACCGGTACAACGAATTAAGGCTTATCCAACTCCTGAGGGAGAAAACGATACCCAGGTATCTCCGAAGCCGATCGACAACAAGCCGGATCCTGTTCTTGTTATGCCTGGTGTGACTGAACCCAGACGATTAATTGAAGCCAAATTAGAGCCTACAGTTGAAATAAAGATCGAGGAACTAAAAGAGGAAGCCGAAGAACCTGCAAAGCCAAATCCCGGGCTTGAATCAGTACAATCAATTGAAGCCAAACCAAAAACACCTGATGGATCAATAGATACTGCGAAACAAAAACTGGCCAATGTGATTATGAATCGTAAAATTAAGGAACCTGCAAAGCCACTCCAGATTACCGAAAGTCCAGAGTCTATAATTCTTGCTCCAGCTGGAAATGTTGAACCAGTAGAATCAATCGAAGCCAAATCAGAATCTCAACCAACAACAGATACCGATGTGATTATTTTGAAACAGTGA
- the LOC108476483 gene encoding carbamoyl-phosphate synthase small chain, chloroplastic-like, producing the protein MGIYAMDFALKFNHSIFSTPYPPKPSPKCRFLTARCSLPLSSDGAATGLAERPWKVADARLVLEDGSIWRAKSFGASGTQVGEVVFNTSLTGYQEILTDPSYAGQFVLMTNPHIGNTGVNFDDEESRQCFLAGLVIRSLSITTSNWRCVESLGDYLAERNVMGIYDVDTRAITRRLRQDGSLIGVLSTEQSRSDDELLEMSRSWDIVGIDLISGVTCNAPYEWVDETKLEWDFNSDGRDRDTYRVIAYDFGIKHNILRRLASYGCKITVVPSTWPAAETLKLKPDGVLFSNGPGDPSAVPYAVETVKEILGKVPVFGICMGHQLLGQALGGKTFKMKFGHHGGNHPVRNLRNGHVEISTQNHNYAVDPASLPEGVEVTHVNLNDGSCAGLAYPALSIMSLQYHPEASPGPHDSDCAFREFIELMESTKQAA; encoded by the exons ATGGGCATCTACGCCATGGATTTTGcactcaaattcaaccattctaTTTTCTCTACTCCATACCCACCTAAACCTTCACCCAAATGTAGATTTCTAACCGCAAGATGCTCCCTCCCTCTCTCCTCTGACGGTGCCGCCACTG GGTTGGCAGAGAGGCCATGGAAGGTAGCGGATGCTAGGCTGGTTCTTGAAGATGGTTCTATTTGGAGGGCCAAATCTTTTGGTGCCTCTGGTACCCAAGTTGGCGAAGTGGTTTTCAACACTTCTTTAACAGG GTATCAGGAAATTCTAACAGATCCTAGTTACGCTGGTCAGTTTGTCTTGATGACCAATCCACATATTGGCAATACTGgagtaaattttg ATGATGAAGAATCGAGGCAGTGCTTTCTTGCTGGTTTGGTGATCAGAAGTCTAAGTATTAC AACTTCCAATTGGAGATGTGTGGAATCGCTTGGTGATTATTTAGCGGAAAGAAATGTTATGGGAATTT ATGATGTTGACACACGTGCAATCACCCGTAGATTGAGGCAAGATGGAAGTCTTATTGGGGTTTTGAGCACTGAACAATCTAGAAGTGATGATGAACTTTTGGAAATGTCACGTTCATGGGACATTGTAG GTATTGATTTAATAAGTGGTGTTACCTGTAATGCCCCGTACGAGTGGGTTGATGAAACAAAATTGGAATGGGACTTCAACTCCGATGGAAGAGATAGAGATACCTATAGA GTTATTGCCTATGATTTTGGGATTAAACATAATATACTTCGACGCTTAGCATCTTATGGCTGTAAAATCACTGTTGTCCCATCCACATGGCCAGCAGCCGAAACCCTTAAGCTGAAGCCGGACGGAGTTCTTTTCAGCAATGGTCCGGGAGATCCATCTGCGGTTCCTTACGCTGTTGAGACAGTCAAGGAAATTTTAGGGAAAGTTCCTGTTTTTGGAATTTGCATGGGTCATCAGTTACTCGGGCAGGCTTTGGGTGGTAAAACCTTTAAGATGAAATTTGGCCACCACGGTGGAAATCATCCTGTTCGTAATCTTCGGAATGGCCATGTTGAGATTAGCACTCAG AACCACAACTATGCAGTCGATCCAGCCTCACTCCCTGAGGGTGTGGAAGTGACTCATGTTAATCTCAATGATGGAAGCTGTGCTGGTCTAGCTTATCCTGCTTTAAGTATTATGTCTCTTCAATACCATCCTGAAGCATCCCCGGGACCTCATGATTCAGATTGCG CTTTTAGAGAATTCATAGAGCTTATGGAGTCAACAAAACAAGCTGCTTGA